From a region of the Labrus mixtus unplaced genomic scaffold, fLabMix1.1 SCAFFOLD_231, whole genome shotgun sequence genome:
- the LOC132960635 gene encoding NADH-ubiquinone oxidoreductase chain 5-like has translation LPAAIAAPTPISALVHSSTLVTAGVYLLFRSYFLFSQNFLFGISLFGILTASIAFSSALFELDVKKIVALSTLSHIGVIVVILNFPFIIFSHLIIHAYFKALLFIVIGIAIHFYQRAQDASYYGPLNLKDPLALSIFIIRVISMCGAPFISGYFRKDCILETAFILGSMLSKIF, from the coding sequence CTTCCAGCAGCAATAGCTGCACCCACCCCAATTTCAGCACTAGTTCATTCATCTACTCTGGTTACAGCGGGCGTCTATCTTTTGTTTCGctcatattttttattctctcaaAATTTTTTGTTTGGAATTTCTTTATTTGGAATTTTAACAGCATCTATAGCATTTTCCTCTGCCCTATTTGAactagatgtaaaaaaaattgtagCTTTATCTACACTTTCTCACATTGGGGTAATAGTTGTTATACTAAATTTCCCATTTATTATATTCTCCCACTTGATTATTCATGCCTACTTTAAAGCTTTGTTGTTTATAGTTATAGGAATAGCTATTCACTTTTACCAAAGAGCCCAGGATGCAAGTTATTATGGTCCTCTTAATTTAAAAGATCCCCTTGCTCTTTCTATTTTTATAATTAGAGTTATAAGTATGTGTGGGGCCCCATTTATATCAGGATACTTTAGAAAAGATTGTATACTTGAAACCGCCTTTATTTTAGGATCAATGCtatcaaaaatattttga